In Candidatus Berkelbacteria bacterium, the following are encoded in one genomic region:
- the rpsL gene encoding 30S ribosomal protein S12 encodes MPTINQLIRKSRKSVASKSKSPALHRGFNSLKNRPVQFPKGRPLIRGVCTKVTTMTPKKPNSALRKIARVRLTSGQEVTAYIPGIKHNLQEHSLVLVRGGRVKDLPGVKYHIVRGVLNADGVENRKQGRSKYGAKKAK; translated from the coding sequence ATGCCGACGATTAACCAATTAATTAGGAAAAGCCGAAAAAGCGTGGCCAGCAAGTCCAAATCGCCAGCGCTTCACCGTGGCTTTAACTCTTTGAAGAACCGACCCGTTCAGTTTCCCAAGGGTCGGCCGCTCATCCGTGGGGTCTGCACAAAAGTCACCACCATGACGCCAAAGAAACCTAACTCTGCTCTGCGTAAAATCGCCCGTGTCCGCTTAACTAGCGGCCAGGAAGTCACCGCTTATATTCCGGGCATTAAACACAACTTGCAGGAGCACTCGTTGGTTCTCGTCCGCGGCGGCCGCGTTAAAGATTTACCAGGTGTGAAGTATCACATTGTCCGTGGCGTCTTGAACGCTGACGGCGTTGAAAATAGAAAACAGGGTCGCTCTAAGTACGGAGCCAAGAAGGCGAAGTAA
- the rpsG gene encoding 30S ribosomal protein S7 translates to MRGRRNIKRPAVLLDSKYADPLVTKFINRVMERGKKDTAERLVYAALERLAKENNKEVPALFAEIIEKAAPILEVRSRRVGGANYQVPVEVRPSRKVILVLRWIVTTARSRKGVPMSVALYNEMKDVLGGTGSVMKTREDMHKMAEANRAFAHFARY, encoded by the coding sequence ATGAGAGGACGACGCAACATCAAACGCCCGGCTGTACTGCTTGATTCAAAGTACGCCGATCCACTAGTTACTAAGTTCATCAACCGCGTCATGGAACGCGGTAAAAAAGATACCGCGGAACGCTTGGTTTACGCAGCTCTTGAGCGCCTTGCTAAGGAAAACAACAAAGAAGTCCCGGCCTTATTCGCCGAGATCATTGAAAAGGCAGCGCCGATCCTTGAGGTTCGCTCTCGCCGTGTTGGCGGAGCAAATTACCAGGTCCCGGTAGAAGTCCGTCCAAGCCGCAAAGTCATTTTGGTTTTGCGCTGGATCGTCACCACTGCCCGAAGTCGCAAAGGCGTGCCGATGTCGGTCGCGCTCTACAACGAGATGAAAGATGTCCTCGGCGGCACTGGTTCAGTCATGAAAACCCGCGAAGACATGCACAAAATGGCCGAGGCCAA